The Streptomyces sp. M92 nucleotide sequence GGCGGGTCGACCGTCGAAAGGTGGTTAAAATCGCCCTTGACCAGCGAGGACGGGGCGCCTCGACGGTCCTGGACGTGGTCACGTCCTGCGGGCGACGTACCGTATGGGCGTGGGCTCAGGTACCGTGGAAGCCCTACGGACCGGTCTCTCCACGGAGAGCCCGTTCCGGACCATGAACGCGTGTCAAGACTCTGGGGCCGTCGAGCCCCGTCGTTGAGGGGGTCGAGCCATGGGGCGCGGCCGGGCCAAGGCCAAGCAGACGAAGGTCGCCCGCCAGCTGAAGTACAACAGCGGTGGGACTGATCTCTCCCGCCTGGCCGAGGAGCTGGGCGCATCGCCGTCGAATGCCCAACCGCCGAATGGCGGGCCATTCGAGGACGATGAGCAAGAGGATGACGTGTACGCGAAGTACGCCGACCTCTACGAGGACGACGACGAGGACGAGGACGGCCAGTCCCCGCAGCAACGTCGCGGCGCTTGACCTCGCACTGAACACCCGCCCGGTCGGTGACTCAGGTCACCGACCGGGTGTTGTGCTACCCGCGGGTACCGCAGCGGCTCAGGCGGCGTAGTCGCCGACGAGGGCCGCGCCGGTCCCGTGGTCGCCGCGGTCGGTGATCTCGCCGGCCACCCAGGCGTCCACGCCGCGGTCGGCCAGGGTCGCCAGTGCCACGTCCGTCGACTCCTCGGGCACGATCGCGATCATGCCCACACCCATGTTCAGGGTCTTCTCCAGCTCCAGGCGCTCGACCTTGCCGGTCGTCCCGACCAGGTCGAAGATCGCGCCCGGGGTCCAGGTGGAGCGGTCGACGGTCGCGTGCAGGCCGTCCGGGATCACCCGGGCCAGGTTGGCGGCGAGTCCGCCGCCGGTGACGTGGCTGAAGGCGTGGACCTCGGTGGTGCGGGTGAGGGCCA carries:
- a CDS encoding DUF3073 domain-containing protein, producing the protein MGRGRAKAKQTKVARQLKYNSGGTDLSRLAEELGASPSNAQPPNGGPFEDDEQEDDVYAKYADLYEDDDEDEDGQSPQQRRGA